Proteins found in one Triticum urartu cultivar G1812 chromosome 4, Tu2.1, whole genome shotgun sequence genomic segment:
- the LOC125553794 gene encoding transcription factor WRKY45-1-like, whose protein sequence is MASSGSAGRDVPAARAAAAVNDLIEAREGATRLKGMLQEQSSELTELMDGMLNKLSSALSALDTGCTAGASASGSADGVIRARAESSTGRTRKRSFSRRLEGFSGKRDTDTLVDGHIWRKYGQKEIQNSTHPRYVHLFSITGDQGCNAKRQAQICETHPIKYDITYYGEHTCKPPSNTPMIIVAASDDRAENLVSFAPTFPHLAPATTQPSSSWCTSVDDVFSSSSDPFLQADELAAFVGSAGRTSSTVGSVPDHSGSGIGDMAGGGQGGGTGSFPSSPSSLGFVVGSLGSIGDDDFFLFDP, encoded by the exons ATGGCATCTTCGGGCAGCGCGGGGAGAGACGTgccggcggcgagggcggccgcGGCGGTGAACGACCTGATCGAGGCGCGCGAGGGGGCGACGAGGCTCAAGGGCATGCTGCAGGAGCAGTCGTCGGAGTTGACAGAGCTGATGGACGGGATGCTCAACAAGCTGTCCAGCGCTCTGTCGGCGTTGGACACCGGCTGCACGGCCGGAGCGTCCGCGTCCGGGTCGGCCGATGGGGTGATCAGGGCGAGGGCGGAGAGCTCCACCGGGAGGACGAGGAAACGCAGCTTCAGCAGAAG ATTAGAAGGCTTCTCTGGCAAGCGAGATACTGACACGCTGGTTGATGGTCACATATGGCGGAAGTATGGGCAGAAAGAAATCCAAAACTCAACTCATCCGAGGTACGTACACTTGTTTT CTATTACAGGAGACCAAGGCTGCAACGCCAAGAGGCAAGCCCAGATCTGCGAGACCCATCCAATCAAGTACGACATCACGTACTACGGCGAGCACACCTGCAAGCCTCCCTCCAATACCCCAATGATCATTGTCGCTGCGAGCGACGACCGTGCAGAAAACCTCGTCAGTTTTGCCCCGACGTTTCCTCATTTGGCCCCGGCCACTACTCAGCCGTCCTCCTCGTGGTGCACCAGCGTTGACGACGTGTTCAGCTCCTCGTCCGATCCATTCTTGCAGGCGGACGAGCTCGCCGCCTTCGTGGGATCGGCCGGGAGGACGTCCTCGACGGTGGGGTCGGTGCCGGACCACAGCGGGAGTGGGATAGGCGACATGGCGGGAGGCGGCCAGGGTGGCGGCACGGGCAGTTTCCCGTCGTCGCCGAGCAGCCTCGGGTTCGTGGTGGGCTCTCTGGGCAGCATCGGAGATGACGATTTTTTCCTGTTCGATCCATGA